A genomic stretch from Candidatus Binatus sp. includes:
- the pgeF gene encoding peptidoglycan editing factor PgeF, with the protein METLTESSPDLKPVEILRAWPDASICHGFVGRTGGVSTGAFASMNLSYWVGDDERAVDANWERLRREAPDLKLVASLNQVHGNVVHAATRDTAALRPAGDGLVTAEPGVILGVYTADCVPILMVDSKRKIAGALHGGWRGTIADIVGAGVRAMVKMGACASDIAAAMGPSIGNCCFEVDAELGRRFGREIAGARIHTRAGRPGKAYIDLRAVVRDQLERAGLAAANIASVGPCTRCASDRFFSRRAAGGDATGLQMSFVGFAE; encoded by the coding sequence ATGGAAACCCTCACCGAATCATCGCCCGACTTGAAGCCCGTCGAAATCCTTCGCGCATGGCCCGACGCCTCGATCTGCCACGGATTTGTCGGGCGCACCGGCGGCGTCAGCACCGGCGCGTTCGCCTCGATGAATCTTTCTTATTGGGTTGGCGACGACGAACGTGCCGTCGATGCCAACTGGGAGCGCTTGCGTCGCGAGGCGCCGGACCTGAAGCTGGTGGCGAGCCTGAACCAGGTGCATGGCAACGTCGTTCACGCCGCGACTCGCGACACCGCGGCGCTGCGCCCCGCCGGCGACGGGCTCGTCACTGCCGAGCCCGGCGTTATCCTGGGAGTTTACACGGCCGACTGCGTGCCGATACTGATGGTCGATTCGAAACGGAAAATAGCCGGCGCATTGCACGGCGGATGGCGTGGCACTATTGCGGATATCGTCGGCGCCGGCGTCCGCGCGATGGTCAAGATGGGCGCTTGCGCATCCGACATTGCGGCCGCGATGGGACCGTCGATCGGCAATTGTTGTTTCGAGGTTGACGCCGAGCTTGGGCGTCGCTTCGGCCGTGAGATTGCCGGCGCGCGGATTCATACGAGGGCAGGGCGTCCCGGCAAAGCCTATATCGACTTGCGCGCTGTCGTCCGCGACCAGCTCGAACGCGCGGGACTCGCCGCCGCGAACATTGCGAGCGTCGGTCCGTGCACTCGATGCGCATCCGATCGTTTTTTTTCGCGGCGCGCAGCGGGCGGTGACGCGACCGGCCTGCAGATGAGCTTTGTCGGCTTCGCCGAGTAG
- a CDS encoding RluA family pseudouridine synthase, with protein MPDAAPLQGAIKERLDRYLVRTGLASSRRVAQELVERGMVRINGRRSKKSEIVGAEDRVEVAAADRHAAIEPNAGLALEVIHEDAAVIVVNKPGGVPCHPIQAGERDTVMNAVVARFPDTASAGEKPLEGGLVHRLDNGTSGALLIARNRGAFEKLRDAIAAGRIVRRYEALVAGSLERKIQIDAPIAHHAKNARKMVVGDPSSASPKRAGRAASTLAEPIRRVGEFTLLSVAPKTGSRHQIRVHLASLGHPIVGDTLYGGPAIATLAHGRFWLHLCEVAFDSPAVGHVKVIAPIPPDLKKLID; from the coding sequence TTGCCGGACGCAGCACCATTGCAGGGCGCGATAAAGGAACGCCTCGATCGTTATCTCGTGCGGACCGGCCTGGCGTCCTCGCGGCGCGTTGCGCAGGAGCTGGTCGAGCGCGGGATGGTGCGAATCAACGGGCGGCGCTCGAAGAAAAGCGAAATCGTCGGCGCCGAGGATCGGGTTGAAGTTGCCGCCGCGGATCGCCACGCGGCAATCGAGCCGAACGCCGGCCTGGCGCTCGAAGTTATCCACGAAGATGCGGCCGTGATCGTCGTGAACAAACCCGGCGGCGTCCCCTGTCATCCGATCCAGGCGGGAGAGCGCGACACTGTCATGAATGCGGTCGTCGCGCGATTCCCGGATACCGCCAGCGCCGGCGAAAAGCCGCTCGAAGGCGGACTGGTGCATCGGCTGGACAATGGCACTTCGGGCGCGCTGCTGATCGCGCGCAATCGCGGCGCGTTCGAGAAACTGCGCGACGCGATTGCGGCGGGACGAATCGTGCGTCGCTATGAGGCGCTGGTCGCCGGATCGCTCGAGCGCAAGATTCAGATCGATGCGCCGATCGCGCATCACGCCAAAAACGCGCGCAAGATGGTCGTCGGCGATCCCTCCAGTGCCAGTCCTAAACGCGCCGGGCGCGCCGCCAGTACGCTCGCCGAGCCAATCCGGCGCGTGGGCGAGTTCACGCTGTTGTCGGTCGCGCCAAAGACCGGCAGCCGCCATCAGATTCGCGTGCATCTGGCGAGCCTCGGCCATCCTATAGTTGGCGACACGCTTTATGGCGGCCCCGCGATCGCGACGCTCGCGCATGGGCGCTTCTGGCTGCATCTATGCGAGGTAGCGTTCGACTCGCCGGCGGTCGGTCACGTCAAAGTGATTGCGCCTATTCCGCCGGACTTGAAGAAGCTTATCGACTAG
- the uvrA gene encoding excinuclease ABC subunit UvrA, with product MDRSISIRGARTHNLADISLEIPRDRLTVVTGVSGSGKSSLVFDTVYAEGQRRYVQSLSTYARLFLERMERPDVDAISEIPPALALRQKNTIKNARSTVGTVTEISDYLRLLFATVGHTICPQCGGEVSRDTVESAGARILDEPGLYVVLAPFEAGSRSIADAAGYLIANGYHRLYANDAITETTEFAARAIAAEAQNGSAPPPNSPMMVVVDRISVSGEGESERVREALEKAFYLGGGRARAVRVERDNGNTHSVGALDFDRRFNCSRCATAFTEPTTALFSSNSPIGACPECEGFGRTVELDLGKVLPNPKLSMRNGLVAPWRTPAYREMNERMLKLARRRKIRTSAPFGEMTDEERAWLLDGDPGPRAKWDEDKWPGVRGFFKWLEGRRYKTHVRILLAKYRRFVTCPACGGAKLKRDALNVLVDGLSIAGVGRLSIRDLALWLDKIGSIPEVATRAAVVIRELRNRVGYLVEVGLGYLTVERQARTLSGGEAQRIHLASALGSLLVGTLYALDEPTVGLHAADARRLLAVLHSLRDFGNTVIVVEHDPAMIAGADYVVELGPGGGSEGGELTYSGPPAKANLDSMAASPGRVLLMRALAKRRKFTRRDPAIRIAGAREHNLAGIDAAIPAGRMVCVTGVSGSGKSTLVEDVLYNNYLRRSGNTSVEPGQCDRIDGFELIGDMVHMGQELPTRSMRSNPATYLKIYDEIRKLFAASPEARRLGVQARHFSFNVTGGRCEKCSGTGTVTIEMHFMADLEVKCEACDGRRFQSHILALRLRDLNITQVLDLTVEDARRFFIHHPAIVKRLDALIAVGLGYIRLGQTTSTLSGGEAQRLKLARFLLADLEPAPAGEHGMHLPRMFILDEPTTGLSSTDIKRLIKVLNRLVAEGNTLVVIEHNLEFIANADYVIDLGPGGGDEGGRIVAAGSPLEIAACEKSETGRELRRLFGLPEHGRQARSALRAAAGA from the coding sequence TTGGATCGCTCAATCAGTATCCGAGGCGCGCGCACTCACAACCTGGCTGATATCTCGCTCGAAATTCCCCGCGACCGGCTGACCGTAGTCACGGGCGTGTCGGGCTCCGGCAAGTCGAGTCTGGTTTTCGACACCGTTTATGCCGAGGGTCAGCGCCGCTACGTGCAGAGTCTGTCGACTTACGCGCGGCTGTTCCTGGAACGGATGGAGCGGCCGGACGTCGATGCTATTTCCGAGATTCCGCCGGCGCTCGCGCTGCGCCAGAAGAACACCATCAAGAATGCGCGCTCGACGGTCGGCACCGTCACCGAAATCAGCGACTATCTGCGGCTGCTGTTCGCGACCGTCGGCCACACGATTTGTCCGCAATGCGGCGGCGAAGTGAGCCGCGACACCGTCGAGAGCGCAGGCGCGCGAATCCTCGATGAGCCCGGGCTCTACGTCGTGCTGGCGCCGTTCGAGGCGGGTTCGCGCTCGATTGCCGACGCGGCGGGCTACCTGATTGCCAACGGGTACCATCGCCTGTACGCCAACGACGCGATCACCGAGACCACGGAGTTCGCCGCGCGCGCAATCGCCGCCGAAGCGCAGAACGGTTCCGCGCCGCCGCCGAACAGTCCGATGATGGTCGTCGTCGATCGCATCTCGGTAAGCGGCGAAGGCGAAAGCGAACGCGTGCGCGAGGCGCTGGAAAAAGCCTTCTACCTGGGCGGCGGACGCGCGCGGGCGGTCCGCGTCGAGCGCGATAATGGCAATACGCACAGCGTCGGCGCGCTCGATTTCGACCGGCGCTTCAACTGCTCGCGCTGCGCGACGGCGTTTACTGAGCCGACCACGGCGCTGTTTTCGTCGAACAGTCCAATCGGCGCGTGTCCCGAATGCGAAGGCTTCGGCCGCACGGTCGAACTCGATCTCGGCAAGGTGCTTCCGAATCCGAAGCTGTCGATGCGCAATGGGCTGGTCGCGCCGTGGCGAACGCCTGCGTATCGGGAAATGAACGAGCGGATGCTGAAGCTGGCGCGGCGCAGAAAAATCCGCACCTCGGCGCCGTTTGGCGAGATGACCGACGAGGAGCGCGCCTGGCTGCTGGACGGCGACCCCGGTCCGCGGGCGAAATGGGACGAAGACAAATGGCCGGGGGTGCGAGGCTTCTTCAAGTGGCTGGAGGGCCGCCGCTACAAGACTCACGTGCGAATCCTGCTGGCGAAGTATCGCCGCTTCGTCACCTGCCCTGCCTGCGGCGGCGCCAAGCTGAAGCGCGATGCGCTCAACGTGCTGGTGGACGGCCTGTCGATCGCCGGCGTCGGGCGGCTCTCGATCCGCGACCTCGCCCTGTGGCTCGACAAGATCGGATCGATTCCCGAAGTCGCCACGCGCGCGGCGGTGGTGATACGCGAGCTGCGCAATCGCGTCGGCTACCTGGTCGAGGTGGGACTGGGATACCTGACGGTCGAGCGGCAGGCGCGCACGCTGTCGGGCGGCGAGGCGCAGCGGATTCATCTCGCCAGCGCGCTGGGCAGCCTGCTGGTCGGGACGCTGTATGCACTGGACGAGCCGACGGTGGGCCTGCACGCGGCGGACGCAAGGCGGCTGCTGGCGGTGTTGCACAGTCTGCGCGACTTCGGCAACACGGTGATCGTCGTCGAGCATGACCCCGCGATGATCGCGGGCGCCGACTATGTGGTCGAGCTCGGCCCGGGCGGCGGCAGCGAGGGTGGAGAACTGACGTACTCGGGTCCGCCGGCGAAGGCGAACCTTGACAGCATGGCGGCGTCGCCGGGACGCGTGCTGCTGATGCGCGCGCTGGCCAAGCGGCGCAAATTCACCAGGCGCGATCCCGCGATTCGAATCGCCGGCGCGCGCGAGCACAATCTGGCCGGCATCGACGCGGCAATCCCGGCGGGGCGGATGGTTTGCGTCACCGGAGTTTCAGGATCGGGAAAATCGACGCTGGTCGAGGACGTTCTGTATAACAATTATCTGCGCCGCTCGGGCAATACCTCGGTGGAGCCGGGCCAATGCGATCGGATCGACGGCTTCGAGCTGATCGGCGACATGGTACACATGGGACAGGAATTGCCGACGCGCTCGATGCGCTCGAATCCGGCGACCTATCTGAAAATCTACGACGAAATCCGCAAGCTGTTCGCTGCCAGTCCCGAAGCGCGCCGGCTGGGCGTGCAGGCGCGGCATTTTTCGTTCAACGTCACGGGCGGAAGATGCGAGAAGTGCAGCGGCACGGGCACCGTCACGATCGAGATGCATTTCATGGCGGACCTCGAGGTGAAATGCGAGGCGTGCGACGGCCGCCGCTTCCAGAGCCATATTCTCGCGCTCAGGCTGCGCGACTTGAACATCACCCAGGTGCTCGATCTCACCGTGGAGGACGCGCGCAGGTTTTTCATCCATCATCCCGCCATCGTCAAGCGGCTCGACGCGCTGATTGCGGTCGGCCTCGGCTACATCCGGCTCGGGCAGACCACCTCGACGCTGTCGGGCGGCGAGGCGCAGCGGCTCAAGCTCGCGCGATTTCTGCTGGCCGATCTCGAACCCGCGCCGGCCGGCGAACACGGGATGCATCTGCCGCGGATGTTCATCCTCGACGAGCCGACCACCGGGCTCAGCTCCACCGACATCAAGCGCTTGATCAAAGTGCTCAACCGGCTGGTCGCCGAAGGCAACACCCTGGTCGTGATCGAGCACAACCTCGAGTTCATCGCGAACGCCGACTATGTCATCGATCTCGGACCCGGTGGTGGCGACGAGGGCGGGCGGATCGTGGCGGCGGGCTCTCCGCTCGAAATCGCGGCGTGCGAGAAGTCCGAGACCGGCCGCGAGCTGCGGCGCTTGTTCGGATTGCCCGAACATGGCCGCCAGGCCCGCTCGGCTTTGCGCGCTGCCGCGGGAGCATAG
- a CDS encoding TolC family protein: MSRNKWVSFAMLAISVLLLGASIGFAQDQLKVTGSPPTTPLPPPNLTGPIQMQSLPVGPQTPPQASVPPSASNQFEHHDDLLNLPRIFAHQWSLTREIAPENVISQRYLRSESPTARGLTLKEAIYIAMQNNPSLKAAELDPVASMETVREANGTFDPNLTAQGDVEKSVVPVTSPFQTGAAGGFVQKFYDWNFGLNKVSSVTNGTWGVTFNNDRALSNSLFAGVNPAYTPSLELSLSQPLLQNFGWQFATINVRIAESGQKQAQWTYGQALQDFVQKIGGDYWNVVLAEENLEVARAALTFNLDLVRQNAISVKVGTLAPINLQEAQSAAATAEANVYTAEANLKNSRTQLRQDVMLNPYRTFIPEEIQPLTRPNPQEQIVVDEERALELGVQYLPSLGSMREAIRDALLQVKYSENQVLPQLNLGAQFGLTSVSGFTPCMKPLGVPSPGKAGSGNCTPAGYALDAGSKAPFGGIYGDSLDRLWGFSYYNYAAVLTFQMPLDNAVPRAALAQARVQYEQQRVLYRAALSQAVVNVESAISNLYADQKRAAATASATYYARQALHDEQVMFRVGMATTHDLLQYQEEEVSAEGNQVQAEVDLENAKLALAHSDGTILQQFQINWEVQNPHEVPWYAAF; the protein is encoded by the coding sequence ATGTCGAGAAATAAATGGGTGTCGTTTGCGATGCTGGCTATTTCCGTGCTCTTGCTCGGAGCCTCGATCGGATTCGCCCAGGATCAGCTCAAGGTGACCGGCTCGCCGCCCACCACGCCGTTGCCGCCGCCGAATCTGACCGGACCGATTCAGATGCAGTCCCTGCCGGTCGGGCCGCAGACGCCGCCGCAGGCCAGCGTGCCGCCCAGCGCCTCCAACCAGTTCGAGCATCACGATGATTTGTTGAATCTGCCGCGCATCTTCGCGCATCAGTGGTCGCTGACCCGCGAGATCGCGCCCGAAAACGTGATCAGCCAGCGCTACCTGCGCTCCGAAAGTCCCACCGCGCGCGGCCTCACGCTCAAGGAAGCCATCTACATCGCGATGCAAAACAACCCGTCGCTGAAGGCCGCCGAACTCGACCCGGTCGCCTCGATGGAAACCGTCAGGGAGGCCAACGGAACCTTCGATCCGAACCTTACCGCGCAGGGTGACGTCGAAAAGAGCGTCGTGCCCGTCACCTCCCCCTTCCAGACCGGTGCCGCCGGCGGGTTTGTGCAGAAATTTTATGATTGGAACTTCGGCCTCAACAAAGTCTCCTCGGTCACCAATGGAACCTGGGGCGTGACCTTCAACAACGATCGCGCGCTGTCGAATTCGCTCTTCGCCGGCGTCAATCCCGCTTACACGCCCAGCCTCGAACTCTCGCTCTCGCAGCCATTGCTGCAGAACTTCGGCTGGCAGTTCGCAACCATCAACGTCCGGATCGCGGAGTCGGGGCAGAAGCAGGCGCAATGGACTTACGGCCAGGCGCTGCAGGATTTCGTGCAGAAAATCGGCGGCGATTACTGGAACGTCGTGCTCGCCGAGGAAAATCTCGAGGTCGCGCGCGCCGCGCTGACCTTCAATCTCGACCTGGTCCGCCAGAACGCCATCAGCGTCAAGGTCGGCACGCTTGCTCCCATCAATCTGCAGGAAGCGCAATCGGCGGCCGCCACCGCCGAGGCCAACGTGTACACCGCCGAAGCCAACCTGAAAAATTCCCGCACCCAACTGCGCCAGGACGTGATGCTCAATCCGTACCGCACCTTCATCCCCGAGGAGATCCAGCCGCTCACGCGGCCCAATCCCCAGGAGCAGATCGTCGTCGATGAGGAGCGGGCGCTGGAGCTCGGCGTGCAGTACCTGCCTTCCCTGGGCAGTATGCGCGAGGCGATTCGCGACGCTTTGCTGCAGGTGAAATACTCGGAGAACCAGGTCCTGCCGCAGCTCAACCTCGGCGCGCAATTCGGCCTGACTTCGGTCTCCGGCTTTACGCCTTGCATGAAGCCTCTTGGCGTACCCTCCCCGGGGAAAGCAGGCAGCGGGAATTGCACTCCGGCCGGTTACGCTCTGGACGCGGGCAGCAAGGCGCCGTTCGGCGGAATCTACGGCGACTCGCTCGATCGCCTGTGGGGCTTCAGCTATTACAACTACGCCGCCGTGCTGACGTTCCAGATGCCGCTGGACAACGCCGTACCGCGCGCCGCTCTGGCGCAGGCTCGCGTACAATACGAGCAGCAGCGGGTGCTGTATCGAGCGGCGCTGTCGCAGGCGGTGGTCAATGTGGAGAGCGCAATCTCTAATCTGTATGCCGATCAGAAGCGCGCCGCCGCGACTGCCTCGGCAACTTACTACGCTCGCCAGGCGCTCCACGACGAGCAAGTGATGTTCCGGGTCGGAATGGCGACCACGCACGACCTGCTGCAATAC